From a region of the Pogona vitticeps strain Pit_001003342236 chromosome 7, PviZW2.1, whole genome shotgun sequence genome:
- the C7H1orf167 gene encoding uncharacterized protein C1orf167 homolog isoform X1, translating into MHRGGVGFAVVLFSICSPPIALTFQGACSTARFALMRWASEEANVSLTGAMENLTRIPQSRRKENIPPLFSRYGTLEQRNVQKNVNRNVDLSAENLIRVSDPAASGSTCPGAIPQGKSQSASLGKKADKPHHTSRVQTNLSCPDWLLGDLSSPSPSQKQSNLACKLQRHGSENGSRIAGPPLLPAGLCSHSGQPGLKRDPLKKLPCRHHAARRTCPSSSEVRIQGKDPQALKQSQGPTSVPRRRGGNLDSQGGASFPSQRSEVSSFPHHPHPSVWCPERSVDPSPALTVDHLNTSPPSERRPSSAAFQALLRSSQTSAELHGSLRRLEEQLAMGALGSSPWESKSPRPYRSRSNPRPSALGTPSLAEWLAEEQSYAKHARAKWHPSFRGDWRPDSTSDGTGDHDGASLLTGFNHFGLYASSVDPRDGSPSAGFYSQVGATSLGQGEDLASSSSVLFEPGSRPRWALERKRTWSDPKERGLDDPSAGTSCPSKGGPESLPSGLLSVEDLEISLKTLGAKASLDTGVSLFDTPREVPLRVGSLGGLEIMSARWLHHRPKDLDVGEPQGQIGDAGRDPSVANWVGEYGSFLAHRRLSPFGAAAREGLREGARMAGRANVVDFIDPVGGTADGSSNSTHCDPRTGEGGDPKQGSCIHPARPNDDLLGRKESDHALDAVQEEDLGKEDRPMDKKRDGIWTPGGGPVLAKSFLAWRDHVLEKKAAARGLYERQLLRKGLAGLQWAVELRNLMVGIAQRSHALAVLAASFRRWQDATAEQRAVRPQEERAPEPGPPAPSGRDGFGKRLLWTQLSRDHQEEAARYSRAEVGIWMQFHHTHGADELCRKVEAVRDMRRLAAAFRLWCLQKERLDRVEARAREAHALLQKKKLSNLFRKWRSRYRANRRTWQVVARIQRGLICRCFEAWKRFADREVVSRRALERLRVGSLSLCFHQWTQMVQIREKAKHLLVEFMAVKRRKSYEKLGLAARTTIMQACVDVEKWSQRSGTSPFEGLLYALTLQKAFLMWKARWWESHLATIFSQALTKRQLREALAFWWWKTLSLQPLGLKASGDLTEDYLLASLGSEASSLSSGFHSSVPALPTSRGSLEKENSLEDNSNGSISSSAIGEDSGPLPARESPVPRWSPVPESLPDVAVESHSQAPSPLHRPQAGAFVLGSGASSQGAALHEAALQFQHSRERHLLASCLGRWEAALRRARQRQRQESHIHGGPVGPHDGVRRWRKATRGYRELRSCSVNQAGSYWTRASAVRLCSRQQSSHIGARKRRKLYLGGSSRRRRNGEEGPHPGSAVPPSAFRAWLAVYRRHSRNLAEQRPQKSPEVAGQLPGGDRIREDHKEAILATSRKRWLGRKYWSLWRRNVLLRHFRSARETRHLVNSWLCWKEAARTQQVIRALVRRRVAEWSWNTWRRRCLRSWVAEHFRATHQRRLLEKAFGRWRLHLAQKAK; encoded by the exons AtgcacaggggtggggtggggtttgctGTTGTGCTTTTTTCCATTTGCTCACCTCCCATTGCTTTGACCTTCCAAGGAGCTTGTTCCACTGCCCGGTTTGCGCTTATGAGATGGGCCTCTGAAGAAGCAAATGTTTCTCTTACAGGGGCCATGGAGAACCTGACCCGGATCCCAcaaagcaggaggaaagaaaacatCCCGCCGCTTTTCAGCCGCTATGGGACGCTGG AGCAAAGAAACGTCCAGAAAAATGTGAATCGTAATGTGGACCTGTCTGCCGAAAATCTCATTAGAGTTTCAGACCCAGCTGCCAGTGGATCAACCTGTCCTGGAGCAATCCCGCAAGGCAAATCACAGTCCGCATCTttaggaaagaaagctgacaaacCACACCACACGAGCCGAGTCCAGACCAACCTCTCTTGTCCGGACTGGCTTTTAGGAGACCTCTCCAgcccttctccctcccagaagCAAAGCAACCTCGCATGCAAGCTGCAGAGGCATGGATCGGAAAACGGGTCACGGATCGCCGGCCCTCCCCTTCTTCCTGCTGGACTCTGCTCACACTCGGGCCAGCCGGGCTTGAAGAGAGACCCCCTGAAAAAACTGCCCTGTCGACATCACGCTGCTCGGCGTACCTGCCCTTCTTCCTCCGAGGTCCGAATACAAGGCAAGGACCCCCAGGCGCTGAAACAATCACAGGGTCCTACTTCTGTGCCAAGAAGAAGGGGTGGAAACCTTGACAGCCAGGGAGGTGCCTCCTTTCCATCCCAGCGGTCAGAGGTATCATCCTTTCCACACCACCCTCATCCTTCTGTTTGGTGTCCCGAAAGAAGTGTGGACCCTTCCCCGGCCCTTACCGTAGACCATCTGAACACTTCTCCTCCATCGGAGAGGCGTCCTTCTTCGGCAGCGTTCCAGGCCCTCCTGCGGTCCTCTCAAACCTCTGCCGAGCTTCACGGTTCCCTCCGGCGGCTGGAGGAGCAGCTCGCCATGGGGGCCTTAGGGTCTTCCCCCTGGGAATCTAAATCTCCCCGGCCTTACAGATCAAGGAGCAACCCCCGGCCGTCCGCCTTGGGGACGCCGAGCCTGGCGGAGTGGCTGGCCGAGGAGCAGAGTTACGCGAAGCACGCCAGGGCGAAATGGCACCCCTCCTTCCGTGGTGACTGGAGGCCCGACTCTACGAGCGACGGAACCGGAGATCATGACGGCGCCTCCCTTCTGACCGGGTTCAACCACTTTGGGTTGTACGCATCCTCCGTGGACCCTCGGGACGGCTCTCCTTCGGCAGGTTTCTACAGCCAAGTTGGGGCCACCTCGTTGGGCCAAGGAGAAGACCTTGCCTCCAGCAGTTCCGTTCTTTTCGAACCCGGCTCGCGACCCCGTTGGGCTCTAGAAAGGAAGAGAACCTGGAGCGACCCCAAGGAAAGGGGGCTGGATGACCCTTCTGCTGGGACCTCCTGTCCCTCCAAGGGAGGTCCTGAGAGCCTTCCCTCCGGTCTTCTCTCCGTGGAGGATCTGGAGATCTCCCTCAAGACGTTGGGCGCCAAGGCTTCGCTGGACACGGGGGTTTCCTTGTTCGACACCCCACGGGAAGTGCCCTTGAGGGTCGGTTCTCTTGGTGGCCTGGAGATCATGTCCGCCCGCTGGCTTCACCATCGCCCCAAAGACCTGGACGTTGGTGAACCTCAAGGTCAGATAGGAGACGCTGGAAGAGACCCATCCGTTGCCAATTGGGTAGGGGAGTATGGCTCGTTCTTGGCTCACCGGAGGCTCAGTCCCTTTGGGGCCGCTGCCAGGGAAGGTCTCCGGGAAGGTGCGCGAATGGCCGGCAGGGCGAATGTGGTGGATTTCATCGACCCCGTTGGTGGAACGGCAGACGGCTCCTCAAATTCCACCCACTGCGACCCACGGACCGGTGAGGGAGGGGATCCAAAGCAGGGCTCTTGCATCCATCCGGCTCGGCCGAACGATGACCTCTTGGGTCGTAAGGAGAGCGATCACGCCTTAGACGCCGTACAAGAGGAG GACCTGGGAAAGGAGGACAGACCGATGGATAAGAAAAGAGATGG GATTTGGACGCCGGGTGGCGGCCCCGTGCTGGCGAAATCGTTTCTGGCTTGGCGGGACCACGTTTTGGAGAAGAAGGCTGCGGCCCGGGGGCTGTACGAGCGCCAGCTGTTGCGCAAGGGGCTGGCCGGCCTGCAGTGGGCGGTGGAGCTGAGGAACCTCATGGTGGGCATCGCGCAGAGGAGCCACGCCTTGGCGGTCCTGGCTGCCAGCTTCCGCAGG TGGCAAGATGCCACGGCGGAGCAGCGGGCGGTGCGGCCGCAGGAGGAAAGGGCTCCTGAGCCTGGCCCTCCGGCGCCTTCAGGAAGAGACGGGTTCGGGAAACGCCTCCTTTGGACCCAGCTGTCGAGGGACCACCAGGAGGAAGCCGCCCGATACAGCAG GGCAGAAGTGGGGATCTGGATGCAGTTCCACCACACACACGGAGCGGACGAGCTGTGCAGGAAGGTGGAGGCGGTGCGAGACATGAGGCGGCTGGCTG CAGCTTTCAGACTGTGGTGCCTTCAGAAGGAGCGCCTGGACAGAGTGGAGGCTCGCGCCCGAGAAGCTCACGCCCTCCTGCAGAAAAAAAAGCTGTCCAACCTGTTTCGGAAGTGGCGTTCCCGCTACCGGGCAAACCGACGGACCTGGCAGGTGGTGGCTCGGATCCAGAGAGGGCTGATCTGCCG GTGCTTTGAGGCATGGAAGCGGTTTGCTgatcgggaggtggtgagcaggcGGGCTCTGGAACGCCTGCGGGTCGGATCCTTGAGCCTCTGCTTCCACCAGTGGACCCAGATGGTCCAGATCCGGGAGAAAGCCAAGCATCTCCTGGTGGAATTTATGGCCGTGAAACGGAGGAAATCCTATG AAAAGCTGGGCTTGGCTGCACGTACGACCATCATGCAAGCCTGTGTGGATGTTGAAAAGTGGTCACAAAGGAGCGGAACCAGCCCCTTTGAGGGTCTCCTCTACGCACTGACCCTGCAGAAGGCGTTTCTGATGTGGAAGGCGCGGTGGTGGGAATCCCACCTGGCCAC CATTTTCAGCCAAGCCCTGACGAAGCGCCAGCTGAGGGAGGCGCTGGCCTTCTGGTGGTGGAAGACCCTCAGCCTGCAGCCTTTGGGACTCAAGGCCAGCGGCGACCTCACTGAGGACTACCTCCTTGCGTCGCTCGGTTCAGAGGCGTCTTCCCTCTCCTCCGGCTTCCACAGCAGCGTCCCGGCCTTGCCCACCTCCAGGGGCTCTttggaaaag GAAAATAGTCTGGAGGACAACAGCAATGGCAGCATCTCTTCATCGGCCATCGGTGAAGACTCTGGGCCTCTCCCCGCTCGCGAATCACCGGTCCCGAGATGGTCTCCAGTTCCGGAAAGCCTTCCTGATGTGGCTGTGGAATCCCACTCTCAGGCACCTTCTCCTCTACATCGTCCCCAGGCTGG GGCTTTCGTTTTGGGGTCCGGGGCGTCATCCCAGGGTGCGGCGCTGCACGAGGCTGCCCTCCAGTTCCAGCATTCGAGGGAAAGGCATCTTCTGGCGTCCTGCTTGGGGAGATGGGAAGCCGCGCTCCGGAGAGCCCGCCAGCGACAACGGCAGGAAAGCCACATCCATGGCGGTCCCGTCGGGCCGCACGACGGCGTACGGCGCTGGAGGAAAGCCACGAGGGGTTATCGGGAGCTGCGGTCCTGCTCTGTCAACCAG GCCGGCAGCTACTGGACCAGGGCATCGGCCGTCCGGCTCTGCTCCCGGCAACAGAGCAGCCACATCGGAGCCCGGAAACGGAGGAAACTCTACCTCGGCGGGTCCAGCC GGCGAAGACGGAACGGAGAGGAGGGTCCTCATCCCGGCTCAGCGGTGCCCCCCAGCGCTTTCCGTGCCTGGCTGGCCGTCTATAGACGCCACAGCAGGAACCTGGCAGAGCAACGCCCTCAAAAGAGCCCAGAGGTCGCCGGGCAGCTGCCCGGAGGGGACCGGATCCGAGAGGACCACAAGGAAGCGATCTTGGCCACGAGCCGGAAGCGGTGGCTCGG GAGAAAATACTGGAGCCTGTGGAGGCGCAACGTCCTTCTCCGCCACTTCCGGTCCGCCCGGGAGACGCGGCACCTGGTGAATTCTTGGCTGTGCTGGAAGGAGGCCGCCAGGACCCAGCAGGTGATCCGAGCCTTG GTGAGACGGCGGGTGGCCGAATGGAGCTGGAACACCTGGCGGCGACGCTGCCTGCGGAGTTGGGTGGCTGAACATTTCCGGGCCACCCACCAGAGGCGCTTGCTCGAGAAG GCCTTTGGAAGGTGGCGTCTGCACCTTGCGCAAAAAGCCAAGTAA
- the C7H1orf167 gene encoding uncharacterized protein C1orf167 homolog isoform X4: MSRDGARKQRNVQKNVNRNVDLSAENLIRVSDPAASGSTCPGAIPQGKSQSASLGKKADKPHHTSRVQTNLSCPDWLLGDLSSPSPSQKQSNLACKLQRHGSENGSRIAGPPLLPAGLCSHSGQPGLKRDPLKKLPCRHHAARRTCPSSSEVRIQGKDPQALKQSQGPTSVPRRRGGNLDSQGGASFPSQRSEVSSFPHHPHPSVWCPERSVDPSPALTVDHLNTSPPSERRPSSAAFQALLRSSQTSAELHGSLRRLEEQLAMGALGSSPWESKSPRPYRSRSNPRPSALGTPSLAEWLAEEQSYAKHARAKWHPSFRGDWRPDSTSDGTGDHDGASLLTGFNHFGLYASSVDPRDGSPSAGFYSQVGATSLGQGEDLASSSSVLFEPGSRPRWALERKRTWSDPKERGLDDPSAGTSCPSKGGPESLPSGLLSVEDLEISLKTLGAKASLDTGVSLFDTPREVPLRVGSLGGLEIMSARWLHHRPKDLDVGEPQGQIGDAGRDPSVANWVGEYGSFLAHRRLSPFGAAAREGLREGARMAGRANVVDFIDPVGGTADGSSNSTHCDPRTGEGGDPKQGSCIHPARPNDDLLGRKESDHALDAVQEEDLGKEDRPMDKKRDGIWTPGGGPVLAKSFLAWRDHVLEKKAAARGLYERQLLRKGLAGLQWAVELRNLMVGIAQRSHALAVLAASFRRWQDATAEQRAVRPQEERAPEPGPPAPSGRDGFGKRLLWTQLSRDHQEEAARYSRAEVGIWMQFHHTHGADELCRKVEAVRDMRRLAAAFRLWCLQKERLDRVEARAREAHALLQKKKLSNLFRKWRSRYRANRRTWQVVARIQRGLICRCFEAWKRFADREVVSRRALERLRVGSLSLCFHQWTQMVQIREKAKHLLVEFMAVKRRKSYEKLGLAARTTIMQACVDVEKWSQRSGTSPFEGLLYALTLQKAFLMWKARWWESHLATIFSQALTKRQLREALAFWWWKTLSLQPLGLKASGDLTEDYLLASLGSEASSLSSGFHSSVPALPTSRGSLEKENSLEDNSNGSISSSAIGEDSGPLPARESPVPRWSPVPESLPDVAVESHSQAPSPLHRPQAGAFVLGSGASSQGAALHEAALQFQHSRERHLLASCLGRWEAALRRARQRQRQESHIHGGPVGPHDGVRRWRKATRGYRELRSCSVNQAGSYWTRASAVRLCSRQQSSHIGARKRRKLYLGGSSRRRRNGEEGPHPGSAVPPSAFRAWLAVYRRHSRNLAEQRPQKSPEVAGQLPGGDRIREDHKEAILATSRKRWLGRKYWSLWRRNVLLRHFRSARETRHLVNSWLCWKEAARTQQVIRALVRRRVAEWSWNTWRRRCLRSWVAEHFRATHQRRLLEKAFGRWRLHLAQKAK; encoded by the exons ATGTCCCGCGATGGTGCTCGGA AGCAAAGAAACGTCCAGAAAAATGTGAATCGTAATGTGGACCTGTCTGCCGAAAATCTCATTAGAGTTTCAGACCCAGCTGCCAGTGGATCAACCTGTCCTGGAGCAATCCCGCAAGGCAAATCACAGTCCGCATCTttaggaaagaaagctgacaaacCACACCACACGAGCCGAGTCCAGACCAACCTCTCTTGTCCGGACTGGCTTTTAGGAGACCTCTCCAgcccttctccctcccagaagCAAAGCAACCTCGCATGCAAGCTGCAGAGGCATGGATCGGAAAACGGGTCACGGATCGCCGGCCCTCCCCTTCTTCCTGCTGGACTCTGCTCACACTCGGGCCAGCCGGGCTTGAAGAGAGACCCCCTGAAAAAACTGCCCTGTCGACATCACGCTGCTCGGCGTACCTGCCCTTCTTCCTCCGAGGTCCGAATACAAGGCAAGGACCCCCAGGCGCTGAAACAATCACAGGGTCCTACTTCTGTGCCAAGAAGAAGGGGTGGAAACCTTGACAGCCAGGGAGGTGCCTCCTTTCCATCCCAGCGGTCAGAGGTATCATCCTTTCCACACCACCCTCATCCTTCTGTTTGGTGTCCCGAAAGAAGTGTGGACCCTTCCCCGGCCCTTACCGTAGACCATCTGAACACTTCTCCTCCATCGGAGAGGCGTCCTTCTTCGGCAGCGTTCCAGGCCCTCCTGCGGTCCTCTCAAACCTCTGCCGAGCTTCACGGTTCCCTCCGGCGGCTGGAGGAGCAGCTCGCCATGGGGGCCTTAGGGTCTTCCCCCTGGGAATCTAAATCTCCCCGGCCTTACAGATCAAGGAGCAACCCCCGGCCGTCCGCCTTGGGGACGCCGAGCCTGGCGGAGTGGCTGGCCGAGGAGCAGAGTTACGCGAAGCACGCCAGGGCGAAATGGCACCCCTCCTTCCGTGGTGACTGGAGGCCCGACTCTACGAGCGACGGAACCGGAGATCATGACGGCGCCTCCCTTCTGACCGGGTTCAACCACTTTGGGTTGTACGCATCCTCCGTGGACCCTCGGGACGGCTCTCCTTCGGCAGGTTTCTACAGCCAAGTTGGGGCCACCTCGTTGGGCCAAGGAGAAGACCTTGCCTCCAGCAGTTCCGTTCTTTTCGAACCCGGCTCGCGACCCCGTTGGGCTCTAGAAAGGAAGAGAACCTGGAGCGACCCCAAGGAAAGGGGGCTGGATGACCCTTCTGCTGGGACCTCCTGTCCCTCCAAGGGAGGTCCTGAGAGCCTTCCCTCCGGTCTTCTCTCCGTGGAGGATCTGGAGATCTCCCTCAAGACGTTGGGCGCCAAGGCTTCGCTGGACACGGGGGTTTCCTTGTTCGACACCCCACGGGAAGTGCCCTTGAGGGTCGGTTCTCTTGGTGGCCTGGAGATCATGTCCGCCCGCTGGCTTCACCATCGCCCCAAAGACCTGGACGTTGGTGAACCTCAAGGTCAGATAGGAGACGCTGGAAGAGACCCATCCGTTGCCAATTGGGTAGGGGAGTATGGCTCGTTCTTGGCTCACCGGAGGCTCAGTCCCTTTGGGGCCGCTGCCAGGGAAGGTCTCCGGGAAGGTGCGCGAATGGCCGGCAGGGCGAATGTGGTGGATTTCATCGACCCCGTTGGTGGAACGGCAGACGGCTCCTCAAATTCCACCCACTGCGACCCACGGACCGGTGAGGGAGGGGATCCAAAGCAGGGCTCTTGCATCCATCCGGCTCGGCCGAACGATGACCTCTTGGGTCGTAAGGAGAGCGATCACGCCTTAGACGCCGTACAAGAGGAG GACCTGGGAAAGGAGGACAGACCGATGGATAAGAAAAGAGATGG GATTTGGACGCCGGGTGGCGGCCCCGTGCTGGCGAAATCGTTTCTGGCTTGGCGGGACCACGTTTTGGAGAAGAAGGCTGCGGCCCGGGGGCTGTACGAGCGCCAGCTGTTGCGCAAGGGGCTGGCCGGCCTGCAGTGGGCGGTGGAGCTGAGGAACCTCATGGTGGGCATCGCGCAGAGGAGCCACGCCTTGGCGGTCCTGGCTGCCAGCTTCCGCAGG TGGCAAGATGCCACGGCGGAGCAGCGGGCGGTGCGGCCGCAGGAGGAAAGGGCTCCTGAGCCTGGCCCTCCGGCGCCTTCAGGAAGAGACGGGTTCGGGAAACGCCTCCTTTGGACCCAGCTGTCGAGGGACCACCAGGAGGAAGCCGCCCGATACAGCAG GGCAGAAGTGGGGATCTGGATGCAGTTCCACCACACACACGGAGCGGACGAGCTGTGCAGGAAGGTGGAGGCGGTGCGAGACATGAGGCGGCTGGCTG CAGCTTTCAGACTGTGGTGCCTTCAGAAGGAGCGCCTGGACAGAGTGGAGGCTCGCGCCCGAGAAGCTCACGCCCTCCTGCAGAAAAAAAAGCTGTCCAACCTGTTTCGGAAGTGGCGTTCCCGCTACCGGGCAAACCGACGGACCTGGCAGGTGGTGGCTCGGATCCAGAGAGGGCTGATCTGCCG GTGCTTTGAGGCATGGAAGCGGTTTGCTgatcgggaggtggtgagcaggcGGGCTCTGGAACGCCTGCGGGTCGGATCCTTGAGCCTCTGCTTCCACCAGTGGACCCAGATGGTCCAGATCCGGGAGAAAGCCAAGCATCTCCTGGTGGAATTTATGGCCGTGAAACGGAGGAAATCCTATG AAAAGCTGGGCTTGGCTGCACGTACGACCATCATGCAAGCCTGTGTGGATGTTGAAAAGTGGTCACAAAGGAGCGGAACCAGCCCCTTTGAGGGTCTCCTCTACGCACTGACCCTGCAGAAGGCGTTTCTGATGTGGAAGGCGCGGTGGTGGGAATCCCACCTGGCCAC CATTTTCAGCCAAGCCCTGACGAAGCGCCAGCTGAGGGAGGCGCTGGCCTTCTGGTGGTGGAAGACCCTCAGCCTGCAGCCTTTGGGACTCAAGGCCAGCGGCGACCTCACTGAGGACTACCTCCTTGCGTCGCTCGGTTCAGAGGCGTCTTCCCTCTCCTCCGGCTTCCACAGCAGCGTCCCGGCCTTGCCCACCTCCAGGGGCTCTttggaaaag GAAAATAGTCTGGAGGACAACAGCAATGGCAGCATCTCTTCATCGGCCATCGGTGAAGACTCTGGGCCTCTCCCCGCTCGCGAATCACCGGTCCCGAGATGGTCTCCAGTTCCGGAAAGCCTTCCTGATGTGGCTGTGGAATCCCACTCTCAGGCACCTTCTCCTCTACATCGTCCCCAGGCTGG GGCTTTCGTTTTGGGGTCCGGGGCGTCATCCCAGGGTGCGGCGCTGCACGAGGCTGCCCTCCAGTTCCAGCATTCGAGGGAAAGGCATCTTCTGGCGTCCTGCTTGGGGAGATGGGAAGCCGCGCTCCGGAGAGCCCGCCAGCGACAACGGCAGGAAAGCCACATCCATGGCGGTCCCGTCGGGCCGCACGACGGCGTACGGCGCTGGAGGAAAGCCACGAGGGGTTATCGGGAGCTGCGGTCCTGCTCTGTCAACCAG GCCGGCAGCTACTGGACCAGGGCATCGGCCGTCCGGCTCTGCTCCCGGCAACAGAGCAGCCACATCGGAGCCCGGAAACGGAGGAAACTCTACCTCGGCGGGTCCAGCC GGCGAAGACGGAACGGAGAGGAGGGTCCTCATCCCGGCTCAGCGGTGCCCCCCAGCGCTTTCCGTGCCTGGCTGGCCGTCTATAGACGCCACAGCAGGAACCTGGCAGAGCAACGCCCTCAAAAGAGCCCAGAGGTCGCCGGGCAGCTGCCCGGAGGGGACCGGATCCGAGAGGACCACAAGGAAGCGATCTTGGCCACGAGCCGGAAGCGGTGGCTCGG GAGAAAATACTGGAGCCTGTGGAGGCGCAACGTCCTTCTCCGCCACTTCCGGTCCGCCCGGGAGACGCGGCACCTGGTGAATTCTTGGCTGTGCTGGAAGGAGGCCGCCAGGACCCAGCAGGTGATCCGAGCCTTG GTGAGACGGCGGGTGGCCGAATGGAGCTGGAACACCTGGCGGCGACGCTGCCTGCGGAGTTGGGTGGCTGAACATTTCCGGGCCACCCACCAGAGGCGCTTGCTCGAGAAG GCCTTTGGAAGGTGGCGTCTGCACCTTGCGCAAAAAGCCAAGTAA